A window of Osmerus mordax isolate fOsmMor3 chromosome 11, fOsmMor3.pri, whole genome shotgun sequence genomic DNA:
CTGAGGCAGAGGGGATAAGGAGACTCCCAGCTCCAGTCTGACTCTGTATTGCTCCAGAGCTATGGCCAGCTTGCTTTATTGTGTTAGAATAAATAGAAGTACTTATCTGTTCAGGGAAAAGCACACAAGGGGAGACAGATGACTGTCAGGGTTGATATTttccttcacacacatacacacacacacacacacacacacataactcacacacacacacacacacataactctcacacacacacgcacacgttcaCATGGACACATTATTATGCAAAACAAGCATAAACACATTAAACCATGAACACAAAAATTCCTCCCCATTACATAATAAACAAACACCACTGATAATGCAACACACACCTGAGTCTAATGGGCCGCAGACAAGCTGTAGCTAGCAGCTAGAGGCTAGGGggaagaggctggggggagaagCTGGGGGAGGCGGGTGGAAGGCCCGGGGGAGAAATGGTAGACGAGGCTGGATAGGAGAGGCTGGAAGAGCGGCTGGAGGAAGACTGGAGAAGAGAGGCTGGTAGACAAGGCTGGATAGTAGAGGcttggggagaggctgggtgtgagaggctgggtgggagactgggggagaggctggatgatagaggctgggagacagactgcgggagaggctggaggagagaggcagggagagagactgagggagaggctggaggagagagcctGGGTGAAaggcgggaggagagaggctgggtgaaAGGCTGGAGGCGAGAGGCTGAGtgaaaggctggaggagagaggctgggtgaaaggctggaggagagaggtggcagaagttggggagagagactgagggagaggttagagaggagaggtggggtgggtggaAATCCGGAGTTGAAAGGCTGGTAAAATAGGCTGGTTGGGAGTAGCTGGCATGGGGGCTggaagggagaggctggaggagaaaggCTGGTGGGGAGGctcgaggagagagggtggaaggggaggaggctggagaggctgaAGGGGAGAGGTTGTTGAAGAGTGCTTATCAAACACCAACCATTGGAAGGGTTAGTGCATTTTAACAAGGTCCCACATTCATACCACCCAAACACTAACATTGTGTTATTATGTGAGGATTTTTAGATGTTtatatttgtatatgtgtggAGATAATGCCTCTTTTCTCCAAGGCTGGCAttcacacatgcataaacacacacacacgcgcacgcacacacacacacacacacacacacacaaacacacacaatcacttaaAATACTTTACAATGCAACACTTCCTATAAATCCTTCCATGACCCCCTTAGATAGCTCTACAGAGAACAGTTCTGACACTCTCTTCATTACATCACTATACGACCGGCCTTCCACACACTACATCACCGCCAGAGTAGATAATATCCCACTCTATCTCATCCTCAGTCAGGTCACCACATCGCCAACTCCGCCTCCTTAGCCCTGGAGACAAGATGGATGCTAGCATGTCCTCTGATTATGGCTCTACATCACCTCCATGTCACTGCAAACTCCATTACCGCTAACGGttaacggctattgaggagagAAGCTATAGGCCGGGGTTGGCTGATGGCTTATCAACTCTGCAAGGCAATTGGCTGGGGATGGCTAATGGCTAGGATGCATTGCAATACAACGATACAGGCTTGGAAGAGGCTAATGGCTGATGCTAATGGATACCTGGCAAAAGCCCTGCAAGGCTTTACTTTAGGCTGAAGGGGGGTGAGGTCAGTGTTTACCTTTCAGTCATGCTCAAGTTGATTTGACTGTTCTAGCATCACGTGTTAGATGTGCACAGTCAAggaacaggcagagagacaagcagacagacagacagacatacagatgagcagacagacagacagacatacagatgagcagacagacagacagacgtgtaCCCACCTGTATATGAGTATGTCATCCGTAGAGCTGTTGTACTGAATCTGGTACATGCGGACCCCAGGTATGTGGTTCTGCGGTGGCCAGCGGATGGTGGCGGAAGAAGATGTCAGCTCCGACACGCTGACCCTCTGCTGATCAGACCGGGCGTGGCCCCCGCTGGCGTTGGTGGActtgatggaggtggggatgtCCGAGGGCCCGGGGTCAAGCTCCATCTTGGGGTCAAAGTGCGGCGAGGGGTTCACCACCAGCTCCACCGGCGCCGTGGTCTCGCCGGCCGCGTTGGACGCGATGCACGTGAACTTCCCCGAGTCCTTCACGGTGGAGGTGATGATGTCCAGGGAGCCGTTCTCGTAGCAGAGCGTCCTCGACGTGTTCCCGATCAGCTTGTTCTCCGGGCTCACCCAGTGGATGGAAGGTTCCGGGTCACCGACGGACTTGCAGCGCAGGCTGACCTTCTGGCCCTCCATCACGAACATCTTGGAGGTGTGCCGGGTGATCATGGGAGGCTCGCACACAAACTCCTCCTCCCGGATGGTCCAGAAGTACTTCCCCGCCAGCTCTCGGGGCGAGGCGCAGGTCTCCAGGTCGTCCTCGCGGGTCAGCCTCCTCAACCACACCAGCTCACAGTTACAGTGGAGCGGGTTCCCCCCGAAGCTCAGAACCAGGGCGGTGAGCGGAGAACCCTTCATCTTGGCGTAGACGGGGATTCTGAGGAACAGAGGGTCTGGAGGGATCTTCTTCAGCTTGTTGGAGGTCATGTCCAGACGAGCGAGCTTGTGCAGGTTAGAGAAGATGCCCTCGGGGACAAACTCGATGAGGTTGTGGTCCAGGCCGAGGGTGTTGACGGAGGCCAGCAGGGCGATGGTGTCCCAGGGGATGTTCACAAGGTTGTTGTAGGACAGGTCCAAGTCCTCCAGCGTCTCCAGGAAGTCCTGGAAGCTGCCCTCGGAGATGCTGTGCAGCTGGTTGTTGCTCAGGATCAGGTGGCGCAGGTTCACCAGgccctggggggcgggggtgggggtggggggagggtgcgaagataaggggagggaggaagggggatgtTGGTGAGTTGATGGGGGTGGGTGAGAAGgttggggatggggagggggggtgtaacAGGGTTATGAATCACATGAAAACTGTGAGGGACTGTCCTTTTCTGACAGATAAATACCTTCTCCAATGTGCTATTGCTGGAGAACAATCTGTAAGATCCTGTACATTGCATTTCATTATGCTAGTTAGTACATCTCTCCCTCGATTCCTCTAATGTTAATGACATGTCACATGGGGAGGTAGGGGGTGGGCGGCTGAACCACAGACTATTTCCAGCTTATTCCCCACAACAAACACCCATAATTCACCCAACCCCCATCCCCTTAACAACCACCACACCTCCCTCAAAGTCCCCGGGATCGCCGCTGTGCCCGTACCTGGAAGTGCGAGTCGTCCAGGGTGGTGAGCCGGTTGGCGTCCAGGTGCAGGGCGTGCAGGTCCTGCAGGTCTGCGAAGGCGTAGGGCATGATCTGGCTGATGGTGTTGCGCGACAGCGTCAGGTGGATCAGGCTGCTCATGTTGGCGAAGTCGCGGTGCCGCAGCGTGGTGATGAAGTTGTCCATCAGCCTCAGCTCGGCCGTCTGCCGGTCGATGTTGGGCGGGACGAACAGGAGGCCCGTCTTGGCGCAGAGGACGGTGTAGGACGGCAGCAGGTTCTGGCACGTGCAGCGCTTCGGACACAGCATGGAGTCGGTCGTCGCCGCGGCCGCCGGGACGAGGAGAAGTAGCAGGAGGagggtctccatggcaacgctGATGTCGAGCAggaaggggttgaggggggaggggaaggggggacggggggaatGGGGGAAGGGTGGGTGTTAGTGGATAAAGTTGATGCACTGAGAACGCGTGTGCGTTTGATCCTTTTATGCTAGTTCCAACACCCAAGTTGGTGTGTATTCAGTCTGTGGATAAAGAACTAGAGAAGGTTCCTACAAATGCGAATCAGTGACTGAAAAAAGTCTTTGTGATGCGAGATGATCTAGAACATCAGTTAGCTTTTTCTGAAGATTGACATCAGAACTTTGCCAAAACTGCTTATGCAAAACTGCAGATGATATGATGAAATATGCATGCCTAAGTAGGCCTCGTGGTGCTGTGGGCTGAATATGAACCAGCTGGCTGAAGATAACACTgggatcactcacacacacacacacacacacacacacacacacacacacacacacacacacacgcatatgcacacacaaacacacacacacacaaacacacactgatatcTGACTCCCCATCCTCCTACCCTTCCTCAAACATCATGCCCCTGGTCCTAGCCAGGCATATGTAAACACACTGATGCTCCAGAAAAGCTAATGGCTATCAGATAGGAGATTCTTTGTTCAGTGTTTGTGCATTCCCTTCCATTTTCATAACGTTTACAAAGATGAGCATGAAGGTAATTATTTTCCGTGCCAGGGAACCCGCTCTGAATACCAAGAAGCAGGATGGGGGCTGATGAAAGAGTCACAGTCAGgataggaagaggaggaggagaggaggaggaagaggaaaaggaggaggaggaggaagagatagagatagactgTTCTGTGTAGTTACAGCTTGATACCTACTGGTGGGGATGTTGAGCTGTGCAGTTGTGCACACAACACCCTCTTTGTGTGCCTggctccacacacgcacacacaaacaccaaacacacacacacaccaaacacacacacgccaaacacacacacacacacacacacgccaaacatacacacacacacacacacacaggagccagGAGGGAGTGGGACTGCAGTTCTGCTTAAGCGAGTCATATATCACAGGTCCAGAAAAAGACACAGCATCTCTATAGTCGGGCCAGACACACTTCCggaaagtcacacacacacacacagttggtgcATGACAGAAACGAAGCGGTGATGGAGACAGCTATTAGATGTTTCCCTCACCACCAAAAGAAAGTCTGAGTAAAAAGCAAAGTGCATGCCACAGCGCTCAGAAGCCAAACTAGATTTTCTGCGGTTCAGTCACGGTGGCATCTAACTGTGGTGTACATTTAGCCAGGGAACAGTATGTGAACGAGTctggcaaagcacacccatAATGAGCCGATTGTTACTGGTTATCACCCTGGTATTAGGGAACTATACACGCAGAACAGTCGGACTACTCCAAAACCCAACCTCTGCCATCTGAGACCCAGCGTGAGCCCAAGTGTCTGGCGTCAATcaagtacccagcatgcatcaCTCAGCAGACACATAAAGGAAGCATGAGTATTTGCCCTCAACGTGGTGGCTCTCGTAATTACGCTTATtgtgagatggagaaagagaaaccgGAGGGGTGTTTGTGTTGGAGGATTTGAAATACCATGGAATATTATGTTTGGGGGATTatgtaacatatatatatagtgaGATGATTTTCCGCCAATTAGACCTCTGCGGGGAGGGATTTGTTTAGGAGGTGGCGTAATCACATACATTTTAGAATGCCGCGAAGGAACAGCGGGGTGaagggtgggaaggagagggctTGTGGACAGGCTATAGAAAGACCCTGTATGACGGCTCTGATGGTGAAATATTCATGCCAGCGCACCCATTCAATACCTCTTCCCAAGCCGAAACAAGCTGTATTGACTGACTCCATCAATATttcaaaggagaggagagaggggcaactGTTGAATTGTTTGACCGAGAGATcagggggaggatggaaggagtgggtggagggtggggggtgggtgggaggaggggggagtgggtggagggtggggggtgggggggaggatgggggagtggGAAACGGGTCGACCTCTTAGTCTGTGGTGAGGGGTTTTCCTGACTATCATCTGGGTAAAGAtgtgctaaacacacacacacacacacacactgacacacacattcaagaaGAAGActggagctgaggagaggagaggatactgTGTGTAGCGGTGTGTGCAGCTTTGTGTGGTAGCtgtgagtgtaggtgtgtggtaggtgtgcaGTAGCTGTAtgtgcaggagtgtgtagtAGCTgtttctgtaagtgtgtgtggtatatgtGTAGTAGCTgtatgtgtagctgtgtgtagtAACTGAAtgtatagttgtgtgtgtaggtgtgtgtagcagtgtgtaGTAGCTtcatgtgtaggagtgtgtgataGTTATGCTGGCAGTGTGAAGTAAAACGTTGTTAGCCAGACTTGAACAAATTCTTAAAGAACTCTGTTCCAATGCCAGACATTTCATCAAGACAGACAGGCCACACAACAACTAAGAATTCCCATTTGCTCGActgtatgaaggtgtgtgtgtgatgaccctGGCCGTGATCACAACAGTAAATATAAGTAAGTAGGACAGCTGTGTTTGAACAGTCAGACCCTGCAGCCTGCAGTGTTCTCTCTctggcacaaacacagacacacacatacactcccctGGGCCTCATGGCTGTTACCAGGGTTCATTGGACTCTCTGTTACCTTTCTACatcaaccacacatacacacacagaaacacacacacatacagacacacacacacgcctacaagCATATGCACAAATATGATTTTAgaaacatgagtgtgtgtgtgatagaatgCAGCTGTGAGGGCCTTTACGGGTTTGTTGACCATCATAACAGGCCTGATCCAAACCCACATTACCCATAATGATAGGGCACCGGACTGAACATGAGCCCACCTGGACCTAATGGAAAAATGCACAAAGGAGCATTTTTGGACATTTtcccaaacagacacagacagagacggaTAGAATGCAGACGCATTCAttcacttcatctctctctccatccctctctccatctatctccctACATTTCCTTCacttccatctccctcccaccctgcatctctcttttctctctctctccatatctccctctgtctccatttctctctctctatctccatctatccatctctatctctctccatttctctttctatctctctccatccttctccatctctctctctccccctccatctcactttatttctaactctctctctctttccatctttctccttctctctctattacaGTGCTACCTTACCAATCAGTGTTCCTTTGTGTGAGGCTAACCTGTAATTGCAGAGAGCAGATGAAAAGCACAGGCTAATGAGTGGACAGCAGACTTTTCTTTGTTACGGGGATACTGCTGTCTGCTGCTGTttgacctaactctacgccccCCCCACGCTACGCCCTGCAGCCCAtgacctcctacccccccccccccccacacacacacacacacatccataccca
This region includes:
- the si:cabz01090165.1 gene encoding LOW QUALITY PROTEIN: leucine-rich repeat and fibronectin type III domain-containing protein 1-like protein (The sequence of the model RefSeq protein was modified relative to this genomic sequence to represent the inferred CDS: inserted 1 base in 1 codon), with protein sequence METLLLLLLLVPAAAATTDSMLCPKRCTCQNLLPSYTVLCAKTGLLFVPPNIDRQTAELRLMDNFITTLRHRDFANMSSLIHLTLSRNTISQIMPYAFADLQDLHALHLDANRLTTLDDSHFQGLVNLRHLILSNNQLHSISEGSFQDFLETLEDLDLSYNNLVNIPWDTIALLASVNTLGLDHNLIEFVPEGIFSNLHKLARLDMTSNKLKKIPPDPLFLRIPVYAKMKGSPLTALVLSFGGNPLHCNCELVWLRRLTREDDLETCASPRELAGKYFWTIREEEFVCEPPMITRHTSKMFVMEGQKVSLRCKSVGDPEPSIHWVSPENKLIGNTSRTLCYENGSLDIITSTVKDSGKFTCIASNAAGETTAPVELVVNPSPHFDPKMELDPGPSDIPTSIKSTNASGGHARSDQQRVSVSELTSSSATIRWPPQNHIPGVRMYQIQYNSSTDDILIYRMIPASHKLFLLSDLAASRDYDLCVLAVYDDGVTALTGTRLVGCVAFATEREYGRCHSIRDHFLGGTMIIIIGGIIVASVLVFIFILLMKYKLHSNHYKQKVARVSNVCSQTNGGQAGGPRGLTCPPPPPRGXGSAGGKPPPPQDRGQDGPGGGCEGGFGGALRGTTVVDLNPEYGRTEDDATSQ